Proteins encoded within one genomic window of Arachis ipaensis cultivar K30076 chromosome B08, Araip1.1, whole genome shotgun sequence:
- the LOC107613869 gene encoding UDP-galactose/UDP-glucose transporter 7 yields MEIRNDAETSSYMSLFAAVSYGIASMAMVFINKAVLMQYAHSMTLLTLQQLATTMLIHFGRSMGYTKARGVDVTTAKRLLPVSIFYNANVAFALASLKGVNIPMYIAIKRLTPLAVLIAGFFYGKGRPTMQVTLSVVMTAAGVLIAALGDFSFDLFGYSMAFISVFFQTMYLVLVERSGAEDGLTSVEIMFYNSFLSLPFLMFLIIATGEFPNSLSILLAKSYSFPFLVILVLSLVMGIVLNYTMFLCTIVNSALTTTIVGVLKGVGSTTLGFVLLGGVQVHALNVTGLVINTAGGVWYSYAKYQQRRSKTVKQITDLEAHRK; encoded by the exons ATGGAGATCCGTAACGATGCAGAAACCAGCTCTTACATGAG CTTGTTTGCGGCAGTATCGTATGGAATTGCGTCGATGGCCATGGTTTTTATCAACAAGGCTGTTCTTATGCAGTATGCACACTCAATGACACTCCTCACTTTGCAG CAACTGGCTACCACCATGCTAATACACTTTGGTAGAAGCATGGGGTACACAAAAGCAAGAGGTGTGGATGTGACAACGGCCAAGCGACTGCTACCAGTTTCGATCTTTTATAATGCCAATGTAGCATTTGCTTTGGCAAGTTTGAAAGGAGTCAATATTCCAATGTATATTGCAATCAAGAGGCTTACACCTCTTGCTGTACTTATTGCTGGTTTTTTCTATGGAAAGGGGAGACCTACAATGCag GTGACCCTTTCAGTGGTAATGACAGCTGCTGGAGTTCTAATTGCTGCCCTTGGGGATTTTTCTTTTGACCTTTTTGGGTATAGCATGGCCTTCATTTCCGTTTTTTTTCAG ACCATGTATCTTGTTCTGGTGGAAAGATCTGGTGCTGAGGATGGACTTACATCAGTGGAAATAATGTTCTATAATAGCTTTTTGTCTCTTCCATTTTTGATGTTTCTTATCATAGCCACTGGGGAATTCCCAAATTCTTTATCAATATTACTAGCAAAG AGTTATTCTTTTCCATTTTTGGTGATACTTGTTCTTTCATTGGTAATGGGCATTGTTCTCAACTACACCATGTTCTTGTGTACTATTGTTAATTCAGCTCTAACGACAACTATTGTTGGAGTCCTCAAAGGGGTCGGTTCCACG ACCCTTGGTTTTGTCTTACTTGGTGGTGTTCAAGTCCATGCTTTGAACGTGACTGGGTTGGTTATCAATACAGCTGGTGGTGTGTGGTATTCATATGCTAAATATCAGCAGAGAAGAAGTAAGACAGTGAAGCAAATAACAGATTTGGAGGCTCATCGTAAATAA